The region CCATACTCTGTGCCAGCATGCCAATCTACAAATCGCTCTGGAATTCCATATCGATAGGGATCGGCGGAAAATGTTTTCGCTTCGTTGACAAGGTCAGCCCGTGTTCGACTTTCAACAAGAGACAGTCCGCCGCCTCGGCACATGCTTTGCAAGAAGTGGAACCAAAGCCGGCTTCTCCGAGGGATACGAGGTTGACATGGAATATCAATACAGTCTCAGGAGCGTCAGGGACATCTCTGCAGGGGCACCTTCTATACCCATGATTCAGGGCTGATGTATTCAGTGGGCTAAGATCTGTGGTTTGGGTAAGCACCAGGCGGAAAAGACAGGCGGAGAACGGCATTGACGATGATAAGTCTGTGAGCGATACTAGCTAATGACTTTCACTCATAGATCCGTCTGGCAAGGAAAGCCTTGAGAATTATCCAAAGAGAACAGTTCTCCAATTTCTAGCTTCGAGCTGCAGACTAAATGTCGATATGAAGCCTACGTGTGTGGTTCCGTCTTCACCCCAAGGCATCCAGAAGTCAGATACGTTCGAATAAACGTTACACTGCGAGAATACATGAGCCCTGTTAGTACACGAAAAGTAGCAAAAGTGTTCTTTGGATACTTCAATTGGCCAAGGAATTGGCCAAGTAGACAACTGCATTAATGCCATGATAATCCGACTGGGATTGTAACATGATGAGGTTGTGTACAAGCAATCCCGCCTCCCATAGATGTGGAGCACATTGTAGGGATTTAGGCACCGTCCCTCGTACCAGGATATTACATAATCACCTTGCCGAATACGCACATGAATTACGAGCATCCACCAGCCGGTAAAGTCCACAACGCCGAACTTTCGCAACAACACACTCTCCAACAAACCGCTGCACCAATTCCCCAAAATGACCACCGAAAAGAGCCACCGCCGTAAGCAAACCCTGCTCATCGCATCCAAAAGAACCTCATTACTGACTACCCAACCTCAGTCTATGTCAAGGGCCGCCACATCAGCTACCAGCGCGGCAAGCGCAACACAAACCCCAACGTTAGCCTCCTCTCGCTCGAGGGCGTCGACAGCAACGAGGATGCGCAGTGGTACCTTGGAAAGCGCGTTGCGTACATCTACCGGGCTCCCAGCAGCAAGGCCGAGGGACCAAGGGTTATCTGGGGCAAGATCCGCAGGACACATGGTGCGTACATGCAAATATACTGTTGGTTAGGGATATTTGGGGCAATGGCTAATTTTCTGGGGATAGGCAACTCGGGTGTTGTGCGCGCTTCCTTCAGGAGCAACCTCCCTCCCAAGTCGTTTGGTGCTAGTGTCAGGGTTATGATGTATCCTAGCACTGTCTAGGTGTGAGACTCATGAGAGTGAGCATACATCGGCGTAAAATGGGTGCATTGGGACCGGAGTTCAGGCGATTATACCATGGGACATCATGATGGCTCGAGGCAGTCATGGGACAGACTACTGTAAATTACAACAATACAATGAGTGAAATGTCAACATCATGTACTGTGAGATTGTAATCTGAGAAGTGTGAGTTGCGGTGTTGGTTGAATGGTTGCGGTGGGGCTTTCCGCGAACATTCTAGATCACGCGACGCGGCGGCGGCCTTGCAGCTGGTAAAGTTATAGAGCGCCCCACGCCTCTCGACACTACTTCGCAACCCGGCGCATACGTATAATCACGACAACTGTTTCACGCACAAACCATATAGATCTTTGACCGCAAAAGCTAGAACTATAATCGCTGTTCAAAGCCTCACGCTACAACCGCGCAACCGCGCAACCGCCCGATCGCCGCTGAACTGCCCGGATCTGCGAACCTCAATCCCAACTTCTCACCGTCCTACACACAACCCAAACCATGGGCTCCGTCGTCCTCCCTCACCTGCGCACAGGCTGGCACGTCGACCAAGCCATCCTCAGCGAAGAAGACCGCCTCGTCCTCATCCGCTTCGGCCGCGACTCGGACCCGGACTGCATGTCGCAAGACGAAGTGCTCTACAAGATCGCCGATCGGGTCAAGAACTTCTGCGCCATCTACCTGTGCGACCTAGACGAAGTGCCCGACTTCAAAGCCATGTACGAGCTCTACGACCCGTGTACCGTCATGTTCTTCTTCCGCAACAAGCACATGATGTGCGATTTTGGGACGGGTAACAACAACAAGTTGAACTGGGTGCTCGAGGATAAGCAGGAGTTTGTGGATATTATTGAGACTGTTTATCGGGGCGCGAAGAAGGGGCGTGGTTTGGTGGTTAGTCCTAAGGATTACTCGACTAGGTACAGGTATTAGTCAAGATGATTTGGGCACGATATTTATCTGGGTTGGATGGATGGCGGTATGAGCTTATCCTCTGGCGAGCAACTAGAAACAGCTCGGGGGTTAATTGATCGGTCTGGATCTGCCAGTATGGGAGCCGTATGGATCGAGAAAGCTGTAATGCAAGCTGGCGCATCACGAACCTAAAGGTATGGTCACGCTATGACGGCAATGATACAAGAACATTTGCTTATTACATCCTTCAGAAGTTGATCGCAACCTTGGTGATGCACACGATGGCGTTTCACACGCTGTCTATTTTGTCCTTTTCTCCCGTTTCCCCAACACGTGCCTTCTCTCTATCACCCTCCCACAGACTCCCCCTCACCCCTCTCCAAACCACCTCCAATACATCCCGTCTCGGCAGCAATGTCGGAAAAACGACAACGACTTCTCCCTCGCCTTCTACCACAATCATGAGGTAGAATCTCACTTCAAACCCCTTGAACGCCTCATGTATGAAGATATCCTGGATACTGGTCGTGGGTATAAAGCGCGTTGTAGGCGCCTGGAGGTATGTAGAAGACGTGGTTGACGTTTGAACACCGAGGCCTCGAAGCATAGTCAGGGATTCTTCTGTCGGGGTGTTAATCATAGGATAGACGGCAAAGACTCAACAGCAACGTACCCGTGTATGCACGACGAAACACCAGAAAAACTATAAGCCATGCACCAGGTGTCAGATACCGCCATTGACAACCTTGTACCAACTTCATTACACGTCCTTCCCCCTCACTCCCGAGGATCAGGGCCAAGTAGCCCAGAGACTGTGTATTCCAAACTCGCCATTTCGCCCATAGTGCCAATATACTCGCTAGTCCGAACAGTACCCTTGCAAGGATTCCTGCATAGTAATTCACGCGTGCAGGAAGCGTCTTGGGCACTGGTCGTGTTGAGACAGTGTAAGTGATTGTTGACGATGTGGGTTGGAGGATGTGCAGAGTTTGTGCGGGAGGGGAATTGAGACGGTGGACGAGGCTTGGCATTTTTACTATCGATGCGGATAAAGCATCATCTGAGCAACAGTGGATGATAACCAACGCCGGGATGTGGGGGCTACGCTTTCGTATTGGAGTTCCTAGAGATGAGAAAAAGGTGGGCACACGCGATGCCGACTCGCGCGTAAGGGCGGCTTATCGATAAGCAGCATCCTTAGCTCACGTTTTCTATAGCTGCCTTGCCTCAACCACAACCATAATACTCCACACTTGCGCATAACCTCCCACCTACCTTACCAACCCCAGTTCCTACATCTCGTCAAGCATCAGCCTACCCGTCATGGACTCCGAGCGCCCAGCACCGACAAAACGAGAACGTTCGCGCTCACCCCGTCGGTCGCGCTCACCTGCGTCACGCAAACCCAAAAACTACAGCGGCCTCAAGTTCAAAGGCGACAGCGACCGACGCGGTCCAGATCGTTCCGAGAGAAGGAGAGACGACAGAGATAGGAATGTTCCTCGTGATATGGACAGGAGGCCCAAGAGACGACGCGACGACGATCGCAGCCACGGCGACCGCGAAAGGCGACCCCGACACGATGACGGCGGAAGACGACGAGATTACTCCAGAGACAGGGACAGCAGACGACGAGACGGTTCGCGCGACCGAAGACCCCGCGACTCTGACCGTCCGCGTGAGTCCAAGCCTCGTGAGCCAAAGAAAACAGCCACCGCTGCTCCGTCTGTGCCATCAGAACCCATGATCCTAGTTACTATTAACGACCGTTTGGGCACAAAGACTCAGGTTCCTTGTCTGCCTAGCGATCCTATTAAGCTGCTGAAGgcgatggtggcggcgaAGATTGGAAGGCCGGTGCATGAGATTATGCTTAAGAGGCAGGGGGAGAGGCCGTTTCACGATAATCTCACTTGTGCGGATTATGCGATTAGTAATGGGGTTCAGATTGATTTGGAGTTGAACACTGGGGATTAGGTTGGGGTGGGATGGAGAGTTGGGACTGTGGGATTATCTATGGCAGGGATGGGTGGGATGTGGAGGATGGAAAATATGATACCCGGAAAAGTCTATCTTGTTTGGTCGAAGAAAGCATCGAATAGTGTGGGAATAAAACGCGGCATATGAATGCAAACAAATCGATATTTTGCACATATTCTACACACCCGCACCACCTACTCATCCCCGTCCTCTTCTTTCGCCTTTAGCGTCCCAGCGTCAATCCCCTTCCTCATCCTATACCGCTCATTAACTACTTCTACACTCTCCTGTCTCTCCCTCTCAAGCAGGTTTGTATAATTCCCCTTTGCCCTCCCTATATCCCCACCATCAAACACCCTCGGTCCACCCTTCGCAATCCCCACCGTCTgctcctccacctccatctccttATCCAGCGTCGACGAACCCAGCCTCGCAATCTTATCGAGCAAAAGTGCAGCAAGTGTTTCATCGATTTTATTCCCCCGCCACATCTCCCACACATCATCCACCACACCGCCGCGACCCCACTTGCCCCTGCCCATGGAACTAGGTCCTGTACCGGATTTTGACAGACCCTTGGCTTTGGGATCCATACCGCCTTCGTCACCGATGTAGACCCAGTTTAACCGGTCTTGGTACCCGTGCTGGCGCTCCTCTGAACTCTGCACTTCGTCTGCGTGGGGGAAGATGCAGTCCCACAGGACGAGGGGCGCATCCGATGCCATTTCATACTTCGGCCGCGTGGGGTTAGCTTCAATGTCGAGGAGTTGGGGGATGATATCCGGGGACTCTAGACCCTGGCCTATGAGGAACAAGACTGCAATCAAGGAGCGGACTTGATGCCACAAGAACGCCGAGCCATGCAGCGTAAAAGAATACAATTTCGGTGCTTCACTCGCAGGAAGCCCTGGTGCTGTGAGCGCGGGGTGCGACAGAAATGCTGGAACAGACAAGGGCGAGACTTCCTCGATATCGGCGTGGAAGATGCGACGTTGGAAGTTTGTAAGTTGCTTACTTGCGTCGATTTTACAGAAGTTGCGGAAGTCGTGTAGGCCGACGAGGTGTGCGCAGCCTTGCTTCATGGCGTTGATATCGAGCCAGCCTTCGCGCATGGCCTGTGGGGGCGTGCTGGACGTGTTGTAGCGTCCGCTGGAACCGGGGACGGGCGCGAAACAAGGGTTCGTGAAGAAGTACTTGTAGCGGCGCTCTTTGCAGGAGAAGCGTGCGCTGAAATCTGCGGGTGGGTTGGGACACCAGGCGTAGACGCGGATGTCGGGGGGTAGGACACGGTTCAGGAGTTGGATGTAGGGGAGTTCGTCGGTGAGGTCGTTGAAGGGTTTTGGTGGGGGTTTGGAGTCGCTGCTTGGAGATGATGGTGGACTTTCCTCTTCATTTGTCTCTGGAGTCTCTTCTGGAGATTGAGGAGCCTTTGGTAGTGGTTTGTTACTTCGAACTCTTACACCGATGACCTGTCCAAAGGCACTGACACCTCGATCTGTACGTCCACACTTTGAGTACTCGCAGCCATCCCAGTTTACATCTGCACCTTCCCTATCCCATCTTGCAAATGTCTTTCTGTCTATCCTTTCATAACTCTCTGTTTCACCTCCGGCTGTTGGTATAGGGGTTATTAACCGCGTCTTGACTAGCGCCTTCCAAAGTTCTTCTTCAATCGTTGGCAGTGGCGTAGTGTTGTTCTTGTGATGCTCGAATCCATTATATTTCTGGCCAAGATAGGCAAATTTCAATGCAATTAGCCGGGTGTCGTATTTGGAAGCATCAAATGCCTTTGGTGGCGGCCTAGTGGCTCTACGAACCTCAAATGGCTTTTTAGATTCTGTTGGCGGGGTTTCCTGCTCGTTGGATGACAGCGATGAAGTCGGTTCACCATCACTTATCGGTATTCCCTGCGCATTATCTCCCAAGCGCTTCTCCAACTCTTTGATTTTTGCAATTAATTGCTGATGCGACCATTTCTCGTATCCCGCCATTCTTTCTTCCTTGCCATGCGCTTCACGGATTTGCACACGTCGCGGGACTCTAGAGAGCTTGTGAAAAGCACGTTTGGAGCAGAATAACCGGTGAAGCGAAAGCTGAAACTCTGGAAAAGCGTGGGGTAGCAGCCCTCGCATTATCGGATGCCATGATGGATGACTCTCATCGTAATTTTTGGCGTGCAGCCTGACGTTCAGGGTCCAGCCCTTCTAGCCGAGGGTGGCATGGTGGATCGACGACCCCACGTTGAGGCTGTGTCGCCGCATGCCATCTGCCTCTCTTCGACCATTCCAGACACAACTACGGCTTCACATGCCAACGATGGAGTACCGTACAAGCAGTACGCGTTCAAATATTGGATACGACGTCACTCCAATAAAGTGCCATTCCAGATTGTATCTTTTCGAGAGCATACGAACGCCACTACAGCAATCACAGCATGTTACTTGCTGGTCTGTTTAGGACGGGTGCTGATTGTGTATCATGTTCCATTGGATTTTAGTAAAAAGCTCCGCTTCTCGTACTCTGCACGAATCATGAGACAGCATGAGCTGAGGTAACCGTGCAAGGCTCCCATTTCAGCTAGGCAGACACCAGGCACCACCATGTAGTGGCTATATCTAAAGACGCTGGGAGTCTTCCTTGTTTCCAAGCAAACACGATCAAATCTCATCTCAGTTCGAACGAGAACTTCTGAAATTCAATAAAGTTCCACTTTTCATCTACTTTG is a window of Pyrenophora tritici-repentis strain M4 chromosome 2, whole genome shotgun sequence DNA encoding:
- a CDS encoding putative ubiquitin protein, whose product is MILVTINDRLGTKTQVPCLPSDPIKLLKAMVAAKIGRPVHEIMLKRQGERPFHDNLTCADYAISNGVQIDLELNTGD
- a CDS encoding TruA, Pseudouridylate synthase; the encoded protein is MAGYEKWSHQQLIAKIKELEKRLGDNAQGIPISDGEPTSSLSSNEQETPPTESKKPFEVRRATRPPPKAFDASKYDTRLIALKFAYLGQKYNGFEHHKNNTTPLPTIEEELWKALVKTRLITPIPTAGGETESYERIDRKTFARWDREGADVNWDGCEYSKCGRTDRGVSAFGQVIGVRVRSNKPLPKAPQSPEETPETNEEESPPSSPSSDSKPPPKPFNDLTDELPYIQLLNRVLPPDIRVYAWCPNPPADFSARFSCKERRYKYFFTNPCFAPVPGSSGRYNTSSTPPQAMREGWLDINAMKQGCAHLVGLHDFRNFCKIDASKQLTNFQRRIFHADIEEVSPLSVPAFLSHPALTAPGLPASEAPKLYSFTLHGSAFLWHQVRSLIAVLFLIGQGLESPDIIPQLLDIEANPTRPKYEMASDAPLVLWDCIFPHADEVQSSEERQHGYQDRLNWVYIGDEGGMDPKAKGLSKSGTGPSSMGRGKWGRGGVVDDVWEMWRGNKIDETLAALLLDKIARLGSSTLDKEMEVEEQTVGIAKGGPRVFDGGDIGRAKGNYTNLLERERQESVEVVNERYRMRKGIDAGTLKAKEEDGDE
- a CDS encoding mitosis protein dim1, producing the protein MGSVVLPHLRTGWHVDQAILSEEDRLVLIRFGRDSDPDCMSQDEVLYKIADRVKNFCAIYLCDLDEVPDFKAMYELYDPCTVMFFFRNKHMMCDFGTGNNNKLNWVLEDKQEFVDIIETVYRGAKKGRGLVVSPKDYSTRYRY
- a CDS encoding 60S ribosomal protein eL33: MTTEKSHRLYVKGRHISYQRGKRNTNPNVSLLSLEGVDSNEDAQWYLGKRVAYIYRAPSSKAEGPRVIWGKIRRTHGNSGVVRASFRSNLPPKSFGASVRVMMYPSTV